The following proteins are co-located in the Ketogulonicigenium robustum genome:
- the purL gene encoding phosphoribosylformylglycinamidine synthase subunit PurL → MTAEPTITPELIASHGLKPDEYDRILEIIGRTPSFTELGIFSAMWNEHCSYKSSKKWLRTLHTTGKQVICGPGENAGVVDIGDGQALVFKMESHNHPSYIEPYQGAGTGVGGILRDVFTMGARPMAAMNALSFGTPDHPKTRQLVEGVVAGIGGYGNAFGVPTVAGEVRFDPAYNGNCLVNAFAAGLADADRIFYSAASGVGMPVVYLGAKTGRDGVGGATMASAEFDDTIEEKRPTVQVGDPFTEKRLMEACMELMASDAVISIQDMGAAGLTCSAVEMGDKGGLGIRLDLELVPVRETGMTAYEMMLSESQERMLMVLKPEGEAEARAIFEKWDLDFAIVGETIAEDRFLIMLNGAIKADLPLSKLASSAPEYDRPWVPTPAAASLADVPEITPIAGLTALIASPNHASKAWVWSQYDHQVGADTIRVPGLGAGVVRVHGTTKAVAFTSDVTPRYVKANPVEGGKQAVAEAYRNLIAVGATPLATTDNLNFGNPEKPQIMGQLVGAIEGIGAACRALDFPIVSGNVSLYNETDGSAILPTPTIGGVGLIADIDKMITGPAQAGDVLIMVGRHGHHLGQSALLLEAFGRTDGDAPEVDLDEEALHGQFILTHRMRIRACTDIADGGLALAAFEMAAAAGVGVDVAAEETGLLFGEDQGRYLLAVPRDQVAALVDGAAGDGIPCVIYGHFGGDKVTFGTDSAPLAALVDTYATSFAAKLGL, encoded by the coding sequence ATGACGGCCGAGCCAACAATCACACCTGAACTGATCGCATCCCACGGGCTGAAGCCCGATGAATACGACCGTATTCTGGAGATCATCGGCCGCACGCCCAGCTTTACAGAACTCGGCATTTTTTCGGCCATGTGGAACGAGCATTGCTCGTACAAATCCTCGAAAAAGTGGCTGCGCACACTGCACACCACGGGCAAACAAGTCATCTGCGGCCCGGGCGAAAACGCGGGCGTGGTCGACATCGGCGATGGTCAGGCGCTGGTGTTCAAAATGGAAAGCCACAACCACCCCAGCTATATCGAGCCCTACCAGGGTGCGGGCACCGGGGTTGGCGGCATTCTACGCGACGTGTTTACCATGGGCGCGCGCCCGATGGCCGCGATGAATGCCCTGTCGTTCGGCACGCCGGACCACCCCAAAACCCGCCAGCTGGTCGAAGGTGTGGTCGCGGGCATCGGCGGCTATGGCAACGCATTCGGCGTGCCCACTGTGGCCGGCGAAGTGCGCTTTGACCCCGCCTATAACGGCAACTGCCTTGTGAATGCGTTTGCTGCGGGCCTTGCCGATGCCGACCGTATTTTCTACTCGGCGGCCTCGGGCGTAGGGATGCCGGTGGTTTACCTTGGCGCAAAGACCGGCCGCGACGGCGTTGGCGGCGCGACCATGGCCAGCGCGGAATTCGACGACACGATCGAGGAAAAGCGCCCCACCGTCCAAGTCGGCGACCCCTTTACCGAAAAGCGCCTGATGGAAGCCTGTATGGAGCTGATGGCATCGGATGCTGTCATCTCGATCCAAGACATGGGCGCGGCGGGCCTGACGTGTTCGGCAGTGGAAATGGGCGACAAGGGCGGCCTTGGCATTCGCCTTGACCTTGAACTGGTCCCCGTACGCGAAACCGGCATGACCGCGTATGAAATGATGCTGTCCGAAAGCCAAGAACGCATGCTGATGGTGCTGAAGCCCGAAGGCGAGGCCGAGGCCCGTGCGATTTTTGAAAAGTGGGATCTGGATTTCGCCATCGTTGGCGAGACGATTGCCGAAGACCGCTTCCTCATCATGCTGAACGGCGCCATCAAGGCCGACCTGCCGCTATCCAAGCTGGCCTCTAGCGCGCCGGAATACGACCGCCCTTGGGTGCCCACCCCCGCCGCAGCGTCCTTGGCCGATGTGCCCGAAATCACCCCCATCGCGGGCCTGACCGCGCTGATCGCATCGCCCAACCACGCCAGCAAGGCATGGGTCTGGTCGCAATACGACCATCAGGTCGGCGCAGATACCATCCGCGTGCCGGGCCTTGGCGCGGGCGTCGTGCGTGTGCACGGCACCACCAAAGCCGTCGCTTTCACTTCGGATGTGACGCCGCGCTATGTCAAAGCGAACCCTGTCGAGGGTGGCAAGCAGGCCGTTGCCGAAGCCTATCGCAACCTGATCGCCGTCGGTGCAACCCCGCTAGCCACCACCGACAACCTGAACTTCGGCAACCCTGAAAAGCCGCAGATCATGGGGCAGCTGGTCGGCGCAATCGAAGGCATCGGTGCCGCCTGCCGCGCGCTCGACTTCCCGATCGTGTCGGGCAACGTGTCGCTATACAACGAAACCGACGGCAGCGCGATTTTGCCCACCCCCACCATCGGCGGCGTCGGTCTGATCGCCGACATCGACAAGATGATCACTGGCCCCGCGCAGGCGGGCGATGTGCTGATCATGGTGGGTCGTCACGGCCACCACCTCGGCCAATCCGCCCTGCTGCTTGAGGCGTTCGGACGCACCGACGGCGACGCCCCCGAGGTTGATCTGGACGAGGAAGCCCTGCACGGCCAGTTCATCCTGACCCACCGCATGCGCATCCGCGCCTGCACCGACATCGCGGACGGCGGCCTTGCGCTGGCTGCATTTGAAATGGCAGCAGCAGCAGGTGTCGGCGTTGACGTTGCTGCCGAAGAAACCGGACTGCTGTTCGGTGAAGATCAGGGCCGCTACTTGCTAGCCGTGCCGCGCGACCAAGTGGCCGCGCTGGTCGATGGCGCCGCAGGTGACGGAATTCCTTGCGTTATTTACGGCCACTTCGGCGGCGACAAGGTCACCTTCGGCACCGATAGCGCGCCGCTGGCCGCACTGGTCGACACCTATGCCACCAGTTTTGCCGCTAAACTCGGCCTCTAA
- a CDS encoding BolA/IbaG family iron-sulfur metabolism protein, which yields MAIEAPEIEALIRASFPAAQITITDLAGDGNHWAAEVIDESFRGLNRVQQQRAVYAALKEQMEGANGALHALALTTKAPD from the coding sequence ATGGCCATTGAAGCACCGGAAATCGAAGCGCTGATCCGCGCATCCTTTCCTGCCGCACAGATCACCATCACCGATCTGGCCGGAGACGGAAACCACTGGGCCGCCGAAGTCATCGATGAAAGCTTCCGCGGCCTCAACCGCGTGCAGCAGCAACGCGCAGTATACGCCGCCTTGAAAGAGCAGATGGAGGGGGCGAACGGCGCCCTTCACGCCCTTGCCCTGACCACCAAGGCACCGGACTGA
- the grxD gene encoding Grx4 family monothiol glutaredoxin → MSDEALNQIRQTIADNDVVLFMKGTKMMPQCGFSSRIASVLNFMGIEYADVDVLADADIRQGIKDFSDWPTIPQLYVKGEFVGGCDIVTEMVLSGELDTLFDTQGIAYNKDSANKIREANA, encoded by the coding sequence ATGAGCGACGAAGCCCTTAACCAGATCCGCCAGACCATTGCCGACAATGATGTCGTGCTGTTCATGAAGGGCACCAAGATGATGCCGCAATGCGGGTTTTCCAGCCGCATCGCCAGCGTGCTGAACTTCATGGGCATCGAATATGCCGATGTCGACGTGCTGGCCGATGCCGACATCCGCCAAGGTATCAAGGATTTCTCGGACTGGCCGACCATCCCGCAGCTTTATGTCAAAGGCGAATTCGTCGGCGGCTGCGACATTGTCACCGAAATGGTGCTGTCGGGTGAACTCGATACCCTGTTCGACACCCAAGGCATCGCCTACAACAAAGACTCGGCGAACAAGATCCGCGAAGCGAACGCCTAA
- a CDS encoding cell division protein ZapA — MSHVVISVGNRQFEVACNAGEEQFVTSAGARLDAEAQAFAAQLGRMPEARMLLMAGLMLADRTGALEDELVSLRHQVGTLEARLAAPARVEKVEVERIVEVQVPVEVQVEVPVPVEVPVEVQVEVIPEDMIAAYEALVDRVEAIVREAEGRIAAQQA, encoded by the coding sequence ATGTCGCACGTGGTGATATCCGTCGGCAATCGCCAATTCGAAGTGGCCTGCAACGCGGGCGAGGAACAGTTCGTCACCAGCGCCGGCGCGCGGCTGGATGCCGAAGCGCAGGCCTTTGCCGCGCAGCTGGGCCGCATGCCCGAAGCGCGGATGCTGTTGATGGCGGGCCTGATGCTGGCCGACCGCACCGGCGCGCTAGAGGATGAGCTGGTGTCCCTGCGCCATCAAGTCGGCACGCTGGAGGCCCGTCTGGCCGCCCCCGCGCGCGTCGAGAAGGTAGAGGTCGAGCGGATCGTTGAGGTGCAGGTACCTGTCGAGGTTCAGGTCGAAGTGCCGGTGCCTGTTGAAGTCCCCGTCGAAGTGCAGGTCGAGGTGATCCCCGAGGATATGATCGCCGCCTATGAGGCGCTGGTCGATCGGGTCGAAGCCATTGTGCGCGAGGCCGAAGGCCGCATCGCTGCGCAGCAGGCGTAA
- the tkt gene encoding transketolase produces the protein MDIAALRAAHPDHWMKAAAIRTLTLDAVAAANSGHSGMPMGMADVATVLFEKHLRFDPKAPRWADRDRFILSAGHGSMLVYALMYLTGYEDITLQQIKDFRQWGARTAGHPEYGHAAGIETTTGPLGQGIANSVGFAIAEEHLRARFGTSLINHYTYVIAGDGCLMEGISQEAIALAGKQELSHLIVFWDNNGITIDGKVEIADITNQPARFAASGWHVQEIDGHDPVAIDAAIIAAKKDKRPSMIACKTHIALGSSAQDTSKGHGALTDAKLIADTKAAYGWTAAAFEVPAPIKAEWEAMGARGATARTEWEARFNTLSDAKKADFERIFRMEAPKALSAKIRALKKDVSASAPKVATRKSSEMVLEVVNPIMKETIGGSADLTGSNNTLTKDLGTFGPDNRKGRYVYFGIREHGMAAAMNGMVLHGGVRPYGGTFMAFTDYARGAMRLSALMGVPTIYVMTHDSIGLGEDGPTHQPVEHLSMLRATPNTYVFRPADTVETAEAWEIALTSTTTPSVLALSRQNLPTVRTAHTSTNLTAKGAYVLAEATGKRQVILMASGSEVEVAMAARTQLEAAGIGTRVVSVPSMELFRAQDEAYRKRVLPAGPARIAIEAGVRQSWDWLLLGERGREAKAAFVGMEGFGASAPAELLFEKFGITAANVTAKAKALLG, from the coding sequence TTGGATATCGCAGCCCTGCGCGCCGCACACCCTGACCACTGGATGAAGGCCGCCGCCATCCGTACCCTGACGCTGGATGCCGTCGCCGCCGCCAACTCCGGCCACTCCGGCATGCCGATGGGCATGGCCGACGTCGCGACCGTTCTGTTCGAAAAGCACCTGCGCTTTGACCCCAAAGCCCCGCGCTGGGCCGACCGCGACCGGTTCATCCTGTCTGCTGGCCACGGCTCTATGCTGGTCTATGCGCTGATGTATCTGACCGGCTACGAAGACATTACCTTGCAGCAAATCAAGGACTTCCGCCAATGGGGCGCCCGCACCGCCGGCCACCCCGAATACGGCCACGCCGCCGGGATCGAAACGACGACCGGCCCGCTGGGTCAGGGCATCGCCAATTCGGTCGGCTTCGCCATCGCCGAAGAACACCTACGCGCCCGTTTCGGCACCAGCCTGATCAACCACTATACCTATGTCATCGCGGGTGACGGCTGCCTGATGGAAGGCATCAGCCAAGAGGCGATCGCCCTGGCCGGCAAGCAAGAGCTGTCGCACCTGATCGTATTTTGGGACAACAACGGCATCACTATCGACGGCAAGGTCGAAATTGCCGACATCACCAACCAGCCTGCCCGCTTTGCCGCATCCGGCTGGCATGTGCAGGAAATCGACGGTCACGACCCCGTTGCCATCGACGCGGCCATTATCGCGGCGAAAAAGGACAAGCGCCCCTCGATGATTGCGTGCAAAACGCATATCGCGCTGGGCTCGTCGGCTCAGGACACATCGAAAGGCCACGGCGCGCTGACCGATGCCAAGCTGATCGCCGACACCAAGGCCGCCTATGGCTGGACAGCCGCCGCTTTCGAAGTTCCCGCGCCCATCAAAGCCGAATGGGAAGCCATGGGCGCGCGCGGCGCAACTGCCCGCACCGAGTGGGAAGCCCGCTTCAACACCCTGTCCGACGCCAAAAAGGCCGATTTTGAGCGGATCTTCCGCATGGAAGCCCCCAAGGCGCTGTCGGCCAAGATCCGCGCCCTGAAAAAAGACGTCAGCGCCAGCGCCCCGAAAGTCGCGACGCGCAAGTCTTCGGAAATGGTCCTCGAGGTCGTGAACCCGATCATGAAGGAAACCATCGGCGGCTCGGCCGACCTCACCGGGTCGAACAACACGCTGACCAAAGATCTGGGCACGTTCGGCCCCGACAATCGCAAGGGCCGCTACGTCTATTTCGGCATCCGCGAACACGGCATGGCCGCCGCGATGAACGGCATGGTCTTGCACGGCGGCGTGCGCCCGTATGGCGGCACGTTCATGGCGTTCACCGACTATGCCCGCGGCGCGATGCGTTTGTCGGCACTGATGGGTGTACCGACGATCTACGTCATGACGCACGATTCCATCGGCCTTGGTGAAGACGGCCCGACCCACCAACCGGTCGAACATCTGTCGATGCTGCGCGCAACGCCGAACACCTATGTCTTCCGCCCCGCCGACACGGTTGAAACCGCCGAGGCTTGGGAAATCGCGCTGACCTCGACCACCACCCCGTCTGTGCTGGCGCTGTCGCGTCAGAATCTGCCGACCGTGCGCACGGCCCATACCAGCACCAACCTGACCGCCAAGGGCGCCTATGTGCTGGCCGAAGCGACCGGCAAGCGCCAAGTCATCTTGATGGCGTCCGGCTCGGAAGTAGAAGTCGCGATGGCGGCCCGCACGCAGCTGGAAGCGGCTGGCATCGGCACGCGCGTTGTCTCGGTACCCTCGATGGAACTGTTCCGCGCGCAGGACGAAGCCTACCGCAAGCGCGTGCTGCCCGCAGGCCCCGCGCGCATCGCGATCGAGGCTGGCGTGCGCCAAAGCTGGGACTGGTTGCTGCTGGGCGAGCGTGGCCGCGAGGCGAAAGCGGCTTTCGTCGGGATGGAGGGCTTCGGAGCCTCGGCCCCGGCCGAGCTGCTGTTTGAAAAGTTCGGCATTACGGCGGCCAATGTCACCGCAAAAGCCAAGGCCCTGCTGGGCTAA
- a CDS encoding DUF808 domain-containing protein, with product MSGLLALLDDVAAIAKVAAASIDDVAAQSLKAGTKAAGLVIDDAAVTPKYVHGFSASRELPMIWRIAKGSIRNKLVILLPILLVLNYFAPWIITPLLMLGGLYLCYEGAEKVLHYFRPAADHAQAEVDSGDPAQLEETRVAGAIKTDLILSAEIMVVSLSVLETDTIWMEAVILAAVGLAITALVYGGVALIVKADDIGAALNRNGRLAATRAFGRTLLRGMPKVLSVLSFVGTLAMLWVGGNILTHGASEMGWPVVYNAIHHAAVAAGQALSAAQGFVEWLVTALLDGIIGLAVGLVVVAVTAPFLRKAH from the coding sequence ATGAGCGGATTGTTGGCTTTGTTGGATGATGTGGCGGCCATTGCCAAGGTGGCTGCTGCCTCGATCGACGATGTGGCGGCGCAGTCATTAAAGGCGGGGACGAAGGCAGCCGGGTTGGTGATCGACGATGCTGCGGTGACGCCGAAATATGTTCACGGGTTTTCGGCCAGCCGCGAATTGCCTATGATTTGGCGCATCGCCAAAGGGTCGATCCGTAACAAATTGGTTATTTTGCTGCCGATTTTGTTGGTGCTAAACTACTTCGCGCCGTGGATCATCACGCCGCTGCTGATGCTGGGCGGGTTGTATCTGTGCTATGAGGGCGCCGAGAAGGTTTTGCACTACTTCCGCCCCGCCGCCGATCATGCCCAGGCCGAGGTCGACAGCGGCGATCCGGCCCAGCTAGAGGAAACCCGCGTCGCGGGGGCGATTAAAACCGACTTGATCCTCTCGGCCGAGATCATGGTCGTCTCGCTTTCCGTGTTGGAAACCGACACCATCTGGATGGAGGCCGTGATTCTGGCCGCCGTCGGTTTGGCGATTACGGCCCTTGTCTACGGCGGCGTGGCGCTGATTGTGAAGGCCGACGACATCGGCGCGGCGTTGAACCGCAATGGCCGTCTGGCGGCGACGCGCGCCTTTGGCCGCACCTTGCTGCGCGGTATGCCCAAGGTGCTGAGCGTTCTGTCCTTCGTAGGGACGTTGGCGATGCTGTGGGTGGGCGGCAATATTTTGACGCATGGCGCGTCTGAAATGGGCTGGCCGGTGGTCTACAATGCTATCCACCACGCGGCGGTCGCTGCGGGGCAGGCGCTGTCGGCAGCGCAAGGGTTTGTGGAATGGCTCGTGACCGCGCTGCTTGATGGTATCATCGGCCTAGCAGTCGGGTTGGTCGTGGTGGCCGTCACCGCGCCGTTCCTGCGCAAGGCCCACTAA
- the gap gene encoding type I glyceraldehyde-3-phosphate dehydrogenase, with the protein MAVKVAINGFGRIGRNVLRAIIESGRTDIEVVAINDLGPVETNAHLLRYDSVHGRFPGTVTTTADTIDAGRGPIRVTAIRNPAELPWGDVDIALECTGIFTDADKAKIHLENGSQRVLVSAPSTGADKTIVFGVNDATLTAEDLIVSNASCTTNCLSPVAKVLNDTIGITKGFMTTVHSYTGDQPTLDTMHKDLYRARAAALSMIPTSTGAAKAVGLVLPELKGKLDGVSIRVPTPNVSVVDLTFEAARPTTVEEVNAAIIAAADGPLKGILGYTHEPLVSSDFNHDSHSSVFALDQTKVLDGNMVRILSWYDNEWGFSNRMSDTAVAIGKLI; encoded by the coding sequence ATGGCTGTGAAAGTGGCGATTAACGGCTTCGGCCGCATCGGGCGCAACGTCTTGCGGGCGATCATTGAATCGGGCCGCACCGATATCGAGGTTGTCGCGATCAACGACCTTGGCCCGGTCGAAACGAACGCGCACCTGCTGCGTTACGATTCGGTCCATGGCCGCTTCCCCGGCACCGTGACGACCACCGCCGACACGATCGACGCCGGCCGTGGCCCGATCCGCGTGACCGCTATCCGCAACCCGGCCGAATTGCCCTGGGGCGATGTCGACATCGCGCTGGAATGCACTGGCATCTTCACCGACGCCGACAAAGCCAAGATCCACCTTGAAAACGGATCACAGCGCGTGCTGGTTTCGGCCCCCTCGACCGGTGCCGACAAGACCATCGTGTTCGGCGTAAACGATGCCACGCTGACCGCCGAAGACCTGATCGTGTCGAACGCGTCGTGCACCACCAACTGCCTGTCGCCTGTCGCCAAAGTGTTGAACGACACCATCGGTATCACCAAAGGCTTCATGACCACGGTGCACAGCTACACCGGTGACCAGCCGACGCTGGATACCATGCACAAAGACCTGTACCGCGCACGCGCAGCGGCGCTTTCAATGATCCCGACCTCGACCGGCGCGGCCAAAGCTGTAGGCCTGGTGCTGCCCGAACTGAAGGGCAAGCTTGACGGCGTATCGATCCGCGTGCCGACGCCGAACGTGTCGGTCGTCGACCTGACGTTCGAAGCCGCCCGCCCGACCACCGTCGAGGAAGTGAACGCCGCCATCATCGCCGCCGCTGACGGCCCGTTGAAGGGCATTCTGGGCTACACCCACGAGCCGCTGGTCTCGAGCGACTTCAACCACGACTCGCATTCGTCGGTTTTCGCGCTGGACCAAACAAAGGTGCTGGACGGTAACATGGTGCGCATCCTGTCGTGGTACGACAACGAATGGGGTTTCTCGAACCGCATGTCGGACACGGCTGTCGCCATTGGCAAGCTGATCTGA
- the coaD gene encoding pantetheine-phosphate adenylyltransferase encodes MRTGLYPGTFDPVTFGHLDIITRALRVVDHLVIGVAVNAGKGPLFTLAERVALLQAEVTDLPDGAAARITVQPFETLLVDFARDVGAQVIIRGLRSGADFEYEAPMAAMNAVLSPAIETAFLMAAPQHQAVASRLVKEVARLGGDVTAFVPAGVAQALREKLG; translated from the coding sequence ATGCGCACAGGCCTGTACCCCGGCACGTTCGACCCCGTCACATTCGGGCATCTCGACATCATCACGCGGGCGCTGCGCGTGGTGGATCATTTGGTGATCGGCGTGGCGGTGAATGCGGGCAAGGGGCCGTTGTTCACGCTGGCTGAACGCGTGGCGCTGCTGCAGGCCGAGGTTACGGATTTGCCGGATGGCGCAGCCGCGCGCATTACCGTGCAACCGTTCGAGACGTTGTTGGTGGATTTCGCGCGCGATGTAGGGGCGCAGGTAATCATACGCGGGCTGCGCTCGGGTGCGGATTTCGAATACGAGGCGCCGATGGCCGCCATGAACGCCGTGCTGTCGCCTGCGATTGAAACCGCTTTTCTGATGGCCGCCCCGCAGCATCAGGCCGTCGCATCGCGTTTGGTGAAAGAGGTGGCGCGGCTAGGCGGCGATGTCACCGCGTTTGTCCCCGCAGGCGTCGCGCAAGCGCTGCGGGAAAAGTTGGGCTAG
- the hpxO gene encoding FAD-dependent urate hydroxylase HpxO, whose amino-acid sequence MKAIIIGAGMGGLCAGIALRRIGHNVEIYERVRDIRPVGAALSLWSNGVKCLNYLGLEQQVRALGGQMDSMAYLEGHSGQTMTAFDLSPVYNTAGQRAYPVARAELQSMLMDEFGRDNIHLGRAVTEVWQEGDTVFARFADGEIVSGDYLIGADGAHSIIRSHVLGEVLPRDYAGYVNFNGLVAIDETIAPADRWTTFVAEGKRASVMPVSEGRFYFFFDVPMPAGVAMDRSAYKDELRQQFAKFAPPVQRLIDAIEPERTNRVEIFDITPFNTWTKGRIALLGDAAHNTSPDIGQGGCMAMEDAVALAISLQTNTLGVEDALVRYQNRRAPRAGEWVLRARRRAAETHGFDMAVTQQWYDGLWKEDGSRIMKGLLSNIEGGPLD is encoded by the coding sequence ATGAAGGCGATTATCATTGGTGCGGGCATGGGCGGCCTCTGCGCCGGCATCGCGCTGCGCCGCATTGGTCACAACGTCGAAATCTATGAACGCGTGCGCGACATTCGCCCGGTTGGCGCGGCCCTTTCGCTGTGGTCGAACGGCGTGAAGTGCCTGAACTATCTGGGGCTGGAACAGCAGGTCCGCGCTTTGGGGGGCCAGATGGACAGCATGGCCTACCTCGAGGGGCACAGCGGCCAAACCATGACCGCCTTCGACCTGTCGCCGGTTTATAACACCGCCGGCCAGCGCGCCTACCCCGTGGCCCGCGCCGAGCTGCAATCCATGCTGATGGACGAATTCGGCCGAGACAACATCCACCTCGGCCGCGCCGTGACCGAGGTCTGGCAAGAGGGCGACACGGTTTTCGCCCGTTTTGCCGATGGCGAAATAGTCAGCGGCGACTACCTGATCGGCGCCGATGGCGCGCATTCGATTATCCGCAGCCATGTCTTGGGCGAAGTGCTGCCGCGCGATTACGCGGGCTATGTCAACTTCAACGGCCTTGTGGCGATTGACGAAACCATCGCCCCCGCCGACCGCTGGACGACATTCGTCGCCGAGGGCAAGCGGGCCTCGGTCATGCCCGTGTCCGAGGGGCGGTTCTACTTTTTCTTCGACGTGCCGATGCCCGCCGGTGTCGCGATGGACCGCAGCGCCTATAAAGACGAGCTGCGCCAGCAATTCGCCAAATTCGCGCCGCCCGTTCAGCGGCTGATCGACGCGATCGAACCCGAACGCACCAACCGTGTCGAAATTTTCGACATCACGCCCTTCAACACATGGACCAAGGGGCGCATCGCGCTGCTGGGCGATGCCGCGCACAACACCAGCCCCGACATCGGGCAAGGCGGCTGCATGGCGATGGAGGACGCCGTCGCGCTGGCGATTTCGCTGCAAACCAATACGCTGGGTGTCGAGGATGCGCTGGTGCGTTACCAGAACCGCCGTGCGCCCCGCGCGGGCGAATGGGTGCTGCGCGCCCGCCGCCGCGCCGCCGAAACCCACGGGTTCGACATGGCCGTCACGCAGCAATGGTACGATGGTCTTTGGAAGGAAGACGGCAGCCGCATCATGAAGGGCTTGCTGTCCAATATCGAGGGTGGCCCGCTCGACTAA
- the nusB gene encoding transcription antitermination factor NusB, which produces MRSAARLYAVQALFQMEAADISAARVTREFEDFRFGAELDGEEFVEGDAPLFRTLVNDAVTNQAQIDQMTDRALVTKWPIARIDPTLRALFRAAGAELMLKETPPKVVIVEYMDIATAFADDPKEARFVNAVLDHMARAANPDAFAD; this is translated from the coding sequence ATGCGCTCGGCCGCGCGGCTGTACGCGGTGCAAGCGTTGTTCCAGATGGAAGCGGCCGATATTTCCGCCGCGCGCGTGACGCGCGAGTTTGAAGATTTCCGTTTCGGCGCCGAGCTGGACGGCGAGGAATTCGTCGAGGGCGATGCGCCGCTATTCCGCACCTTGGTGAATGATGCGGTGACCAACCAAGCGCAGATCGACCAGATGACCGACCGCGCGCTGGTGACTAAATGGCCGATCGCACGTATCGACCCGACCTTGCGGGCGCTGTTCCGCGCCGCCGGGGCCGAGTTGATGCTGAAGGAGACGCCGCCCAAAGTGGTGATCGTGGAATATATGGATATCGCCACGGCGTTTGCCGATGATCCCAAGGAAGCACGGTTCGTGAACGCCGTGTTGGACCATATGGCCCGCGCCGCGAACCCCGACGCATTTGCCGACTAA
- a CDS encoding DUF1523 family protein, with protein MLKIVKWVLVLLLALMVGGVLHYNLPRHDIVRVIGTENRRVTPGMNAIFWSNAEPGSGSREVRDVFFINTALPNGREKVFRNEDTGWGWPPYYKFSAFDMQAQVANMVSTADAPRWVAVRHYGWRNQFLTIFPNAVKVWEVPGPDTRIIPWFNIIFLTLLVAVVWAITARVIRFRDRRLKPALDRLDKRVDARRAGMSRWFRGK; from the coding sequence ATGCTGAAAATAGTGAAGTGGGTGTTGGTCCTGCTGCTCGCCCTAATGGTCGGCGGGGTGTTGCATTACAACCTGCCGCGCCACGATATCGTGCGGGTGATCGGCACCGAAAACCGCCGTGTCACGCCGGGTATGAATGCGATTTTTTGGTCGAATGCCGAGCCGGGCAGCGGCTCGCGCGAGGTGAGGGACGTGTTCTTCATCAACACGGCCCTGCCCAACGGCCGCGAGAAGGTCTTCCGCAACGAAGACACCGGCTGGGGCTGGCCGCCGTATTACAAATTCAGCGCCTTCGATATGCAGGCGCAGGTCGCGAATATGGTCTCTACCGCCGACGCGCCGCGATGGGTGGCTGTGCGCCACTATGGTTGGCGTAACCAGTTTTTGACCATCTTCCCGAACGCCGTGAAGGTTTGGGAAGTGCCTGGGCCCGATACGCGAATCATCCCGTGGTTCAATATTATCTTCCTGACGCTGCTGGTTGCGGTCGTTTGGGCGATCACTGCCCGCGTTATTCGTTTCCGCGACCGGCGCCTGAAGCCGGCGCTGGATCGTCTGGACAAGCGTGTCGACGCGCGGCGGGCAGGGATGTCGCGCTGGTTTAGAGGGAAGTAA